In Flavivirga abyssicola, the following are encoded in one genomic region:
- a CDS encoding FKBP-type peptidyl-prolyl cis-trans isomerase encodes MKTIKFLSAAMIALLAMSCNKSGVTNLPLKTQIDSVSYAIGLSNGYQVRAGFEEVNIDLFVQGLKNGADSTNILIEQDKINVIIQTYFQKKQQEEMKKQQEEALKKAEEQFGDNKVENEKFLTENISKDGVETTDSGLQYIVLKEGSGETPQATSRVKVHYHGTRIDGTVFDSSVDRGEPSEFGVNQVIPGWIEGLQLMKVGSKYKFFIPQDLAYGAFPRQGGVIKPFDALIFEVELIEIVK; translated from the coding sequence ATGAAGACAATAAAGTTTTTAAGTGCAGCAATGATTGCTCTACTTGCAATGTCATGTAACAAGAGCGGTGTTACAAATTTACCGTTAAAAACACAAATAGACTCAGTGAGTTATGCTATCGGGTTAAGTAATGGGTATCAAGTAAGAGCAGGTTTTGAGGAGGTTAATATAGATCTTTTTGTTCAAGGGCTTAAAAATGGGGCTGACTCAACAAATATTTTAATAGAACAAGATAAAATTAATGTTATTATTCAAACTTATTTCCAAAAAAAGCAGCAGGAAGAGATGAAAAAGCAGCAAGAAGAAGCGCTTAAAAAAGCTGAAGAGCAGTTTGGAGATAATAAAGTAGAAAACGAAAAGTTTTTAACTGAAAATATATCTAAAGATGGTGTTGAAACTACAGATAGTGGTTTACAATATATTGTTTTAAAAGAAGGAAGTGGAGAAACCCCACAAGCAACATCAAGAGTTAAAGTTCATTATCATGGAACTAGAATTGATGGGACTGTGTTTGATAGTTCTGTTGATAGAGGCGAGCCATCGGAATTTGGAGTTAACCAAGTGATACCAGGATGGATAGAAGGGCTACAGCTAATGAAAGTTGGTTCTAAATATAAATTTTTCATTCCACAAGATTTAGCATATGGTGCTTTTCCACGTCAGGGAGGTGTTATTAAACCGTTTGATGCTTTGATATTTGAAGTAGAACTAATAGAAATAGTTAAGTAA
- a CDS encoding GTP-binding protein: protein MPIDNDIALRPRFKIELDRNNQSILEDFEVLKSKQSDFIVTRLDNHVFIKFPKEKQHFWSPQLHLEIDEIDTNSSLLHGLFGPNPTVWTMFMFFHFIVAGLFIAFGIWAYTNSSLDKSYAIQVSLMLLMVLIWIVLYFAGSIGKASSKSEMRALHDFMNRVIKIEKAPQS, encoded by the coding sequence ATGCCAATAGATAATGATATTGCTTTAAGACCACGATTTAAAATAGAACTTGATAGAAATAACCAATCCATTTTAGAAGATTTTGAAGTTCTGAAATCTAAGCAATCTGATTTTATTGTTACCCGACTGGACAATCATGTCTTCATAAAATTCCCTAAAGAAAAACAGCATTTTTGGTCTCCTCAACTCCATCTGGAAATTGATGAGATTGACACTAATTCTAGTTTACTTCATGGACTATTTGGACCTAACCCAACCGTTTGGACCATGTTTATGTTCTTTCATTTTATAGTTGCTGGATTATTTATAGCTTTTGGGATATGGGCGTATACCAATTCGTCTTTAGATAAAAGTTACGCCATACAAGTTAGTTTGATGCTTTTAATGGTACTTATTTGGATTGTTTTATACTTTGCAGGAAGTATTGGAAAAGCTTCTAGTAAAAGTGAAATGCGTGCATTACATGATTTTATGAACCGTGTTATTAAAATTGAAAAAGCACCTCAATCTTAA
- a CDS encoding LemA family protein, which yields MKKFLPWIIIIALILLLVKWGIGVNNMLVEKEGLAQAQWANVESSYQRRADLIPNLVATVKGYASHEKETLEGVIKARSEATKTTINAGDLSPEKMAQFQQAQQGLSGALSKLLLTVERYPDLKADKSFLELQSQLEGTENRINVERNRFNKIAGEYNITIKKIPTNFIARIGGFKGMPLYKSDPDSKNAPKVEF from the coding sequence ATGAAGAAATTTTTACCATGGATTATTATAATTGCTTTAATTCTGTTATTGGTTAAATGGGGAATTGGAGTAAACAATATGCTTGTTGAAAAAGAAGGCTTAGCTCAAGCTCAATGGGCAAATGTTGAAAGCTCTTATCAACGAAGAGCCGATTTAATACCTAATTTAGTTGCTACCGTGAAAGGTTACGCTTCACATGAAAAAGAAACCTTAGAAGGTGTTATTAAGGCACGTTCTGAAGCTACAAAAACAACAATTAATGCTGGTGATTTATCTCCAGAAAAAATGGCACAGTTCCAGCAAGCTCAACAAGGTTTAAGTGGTGCACTATCCAAATTATTATTAACTGTTGAACGTTATCCTGATTTAAAAGCAGATAAAAGTTTTTTAGAATTACAATCTCAATTGGAAGGCACTGAAAACAGGATTAATGTTGAACGAAATAGATTTAATAAAATAGCAGGTGAATATAATATCACTATCAAAAAAATCCCTACTAATTTTATTGCAAGGATAGGTGGGTTTAAAGGTATGCCTTTATACAAATCTGACCCAGATAGTAAAAATGCTCCTAAAGTAGAGTTTTAA
- a CDS encoding TlpA family protein disulfide reductase gives MKKIIFIFLLGLACNAFAQKTIENPSFEVAKSGIRHVSKIEIYKNETRIHIHDKFMPNWWDMFKNDVFIQYNNGDDKAYLKSIIGHDLGTRIFMPKSGEKTIVLVFPPISNNVKKIDFNNEIFGISLVETDKKLNKTKKVPKSVVKWIDDELTKVATKPIENYNSPKFFNKSTARLIGYIKGYDVRLGFKTGIMYMGNPITNESYPIVVQVHSDGRFEADIPLNNPLYTYVVFEKRIINLYLEPEQTLAMILDFDEFLLADRFRYKRHKFKNIVFKGDLAQINKDLMGFDFKEFDYKSFMKKVKKLSPEEFKKEEKHAYQKNQEALSKYLANNITDKAKVLLINTVDLDYAIHLFDFVKRRNYEAKKDTINRVLKIPVKKEYYDFLKEIPLNDQSLLALDKFSAFVNRFEFCKPISIYPKGNKTGIKPEKTLLEYFEEANIKISENDKELMALQKNRSYKSYKEYQEQLKLFSEDYRNGLKAYNKKYIQPLVDAQSKPQKTAMEKWRLRDSVVSNVFNLKKNLVHDVAKIRALDFDIQRSNSNDAHEYWETLKKEITHPFLKEEGDRIVNKKFPIVSTNNNTLDGNTNTASIQAKTTKLPEGKATDIFRKIVDPFKGKILFIDFWATSCAPCVGGIKRMKDTRKEYEDNKDFDFIFITDERSSPMGRYTKFVKEQELKNIYRLSLDDYNYLRQLFRFNGIPRYVVIDKKGDVINDKFPMYNFDHLLDGILEKHK, from the coding sequence ATGAAAAAAATCATCTTTATCTTTTTATTAGGGCTCGCATGTAATGCTTTTGCCCAAAAAACTATTGAAAACCCTTCGTTTGAAGTTGCCAAAAGTGGTATAAGACATGTCTCTAAAATTGAAATATATAAAAATGAAACTAGAATTCATATTCATGACAAATTTATGCCTAACTGGTGGGATATGTTTAAAAACGATGTATTTATTCAGTATAATAATGGGGATGATAAAGCCTATTTAAAGTCTATTATAGGGCATGATTTAGGAACGAGAATTTTCATGCCAAAATCAGGAGAAAAAACAATTGTTCTAGTGTTTCCTCCGATAAGCAATAATGTTAAGAAAATAGATTTCAACAATGAAATTTTTGGAATATCATTAGTTGAAACTGATAAAAAACTTAATAAAACTAAAAAAGTTCCTAAAAGCGTTGTAAAATGGATTGATGATGAGCTTACAAAAGTAGCTACTAAGCCTATAGAAAATTATAATTCTCCTAAATTCTTCAATAAATCTACAGCTAGATTAATTGGCTACATTAAAGGTTATGATGTTAGGTTGGGTTTTAAAACAGGTATTATGTATATGGGTAATCCTATAACTAATGAGAGTTATCCAATAGTTGTTCAAGTGCATTCCGATGGCCGTTTTGAAGCAGACATTCCTTTAAATAATCCATTGTATACATACGTTGTGTTTGAAAAAAGGATCATTAATTTATATTTAGAACCAGAGCAAACGCTCGCAATGATTTTGGATTTTGATGAGTTTCTATTAGCCGATAGGTTTAGGTACAAGCGACATAAGTTTAAAAATATAGTATTCAAAGGCGATTTGGCACAAATAAATAAAGATCTAATGGGATTTGATTTTAAAGAATTCGATTATAAATCTTTTATGAAGAAGGTGAAAAAGTTATCCCCCGAAGAATTTAAAAAAGAAGAAAAACATGCTTATCAAAAAAATCAAGAAGCACTATCTAAATATTTAGCGAATAACATAACTGACAAAGCGAAGGTTTTATTGATAAATACAGTTGATTTAGACTATGCTATACATTTATTTGATTTTGTAAAAAGGAGAAATTATGAAGCTAAAAAAGATACTATTAATAGGGTCTTAAAAATACCAGTAAAAAAGGAGTATTATGACTTTTTAAAGGAAATTCCTTTAAATGATCAAAGCCTTTTAGCGTTAGATAAGTTCTCAGCTTTTGTTAACCGTTTCGAGTTTTGTAAGCCAATATCTATTTATCCAAAGGGAAATAAAACGGGCATTAAGCCAGAGAAGACATTGTTAGAGTATTTTGAAGAAGCAAATATCAAAATATCAGAAAATGATAAAGAGTTAATGGCGCTTCAAAAAAATAGAAGTTATAAATCGTATAAAGAATACCAAGAACAACTCAAATTATTTAGTGAAGACTATAGAAATGGGTTAAAAGCATATAACAAAAAGTATATTCAACCTCTTGTAGATGCGCAATCTAAACCACAAAAAACAGCAATGGAAAAATGGCGACTAAGAGATTCTGTTGTGAGCAATGTCTTCAACTTAAAAAAGAATCTGGTTCATGATGTGGCAAAAATAAGAGCATTGGATTTTGATATACAAAGATCGAATAGCAATGATGCACATGAGTATTGGGAAACTTTAAAAAAAGAGATAACACATCCTTTTTTAAAAGAAGAAGGCGACAGAATTGTAAATAAAAAATTTCCAATAGTATCAACAAATAACAATACATTAGATGGTAATACGAATACGGCTAGTATTCAAGCTAAAACAACTAAATTACCAGAGGGTAAGGCAACTGATATTTTTAGAAAAATTGTGGATCCATTTAAGGGCAAAATATTATTCATTGATTTTTGGGCAACATCATGCGCACCTTGTGTTGGTGGTATAAAAAGAATGAAAGATACCAGAAAAGAATATGAAGATAATAAAGATTTCGATTTTATTTTTATTACAGATGAGCGTTCTTCTCCAATGGGTAGGTATACAAAATTTGTTAAAGAGCAAGAACTTAAAAATATTTATAGATTGTCGTTAGACGATTATAACTATTTGCGCCAATTATTCAGATTTAATGGTATTCCCAGATATGTGGTAATTGATAAAAAAGGAGATGTTATTAATGATAAGTTTCCAATGTATAATTTTGATCATCTACTGGACGGAATTCTTGAAAAACACAAATAA
- the der gene encoding ribosome biogenesis GTPase Der yields MSNIVAIVGRPNVGKSTFFNRLIQRREAIVDAVSGVTRDRHYGKSDWNGKEFSLIDTGGYVLGSDDVFEAEIDKQVELAIDEADAIIFMVDVENGVTGMDEDVANLLRKVSKPVFLVVNKVDNAKRSEDAVEFYSLGLGEYYNIASINGSGTGDLLDALVEALPEKEEVVEEELPRFAVVGRPNAGKSSFINALIGEERYIVTDIAGTTRDSIDTKYNRFGFEFNLVDTAGIRRKAKVKEDLEFYSVMRSVRAIEHADVCLLVLDATRGFDGQVQNIFWLAERNRKGIVILVNKWDLVEKDHKSMKAYEKAIRKQIEPFTDVPIIFISALSKQRIFKAIETAVEVYKNRSKKIKTSQLNDVLLPIIENYPPPAYKAKFVKIKYIMQLPTPQPQFAFFCNLPQYIKDPYKRFLENKLREHFDFKGVPVSVYMRKK; encoded by the coding sequence ATGAGCAATATAGTAGCTATAGTAGGAAGACCAAATGTAGGGAAATCAACTTTTTTTAATCGTTTAATTCAACGAAGAGAAGCCATAGTTGATGCCGTGAGTGGCGTTACAAGAGACCGTCATTATGGTAAAAGTGATTGGAATGGAAAAGAGTTTTCTCTTATAGATACTGGGGGTTATGTATTGGGAAGTGATGATGTTTTTGAAGCTGAAATTGATAAACAAGTTGAATTGGCTATTGATGAAGCAGATGCTATTATTTTTATGGTAGATGTTGAAAATGGTGTTACAGGTATGGACGAAGATGTTGCTAATTTACTTAGAAAAGTAAGTAAGCCGGTATTTTTAGTCGTAAATAAAGTTGATAATGCTAAACGATCTGAAGATGCAGTAGAGTTTTATTCGTTAGGGTTAGGGGAGTATTATAACATTGCTAGTATAAATGGAAGTGGCACAGGAGATTTGTTAGATGCTTTAGTTGAAGCCTTACCAGAAAAAGAAGAAGTTGTAGAAGAAGAGTTACCACGATTTGCGGTGGTTGGACGTCCCAATGCTGGAAAATCGTCATTTATTAATGCGTTGATAGGAGAAGAGAGATACATTGTAACGGATATTGCAGGTACAACTAGAGATTCTATCGATACAAAATATAACCGTTTTGGTTTTGAGTTCAACTTGGTTGATACAGCGGGAATACGTAGAAAAGCCAAAGTAAAAGAAGATTTAGAATTTTACTCCGTAATGCGTAGTGTTAGAGCTATTGAGCATGCCGATGTATGTCTTTTGGTATTAGACGCAACACGAGGGTTTGATGGTCAGGTTCAAAATATATTCTGGTTGGCAGAACGTAACCGAAAAGGCATTGTTATTTTGGTTAATAAATGGGATTTGGTAGAGAAAGACCATAAATCAATGAAAGCATATGAAAAGGCTATCAGAAAACAAATAGAGCCTTTTACAGACGTGCCGATTATATTTATTTCGGCTTTATCCAAACAACGTATTTTCAAAGCGATAGAAACGGCTGTCGAAGTTTATAAAAACCGTTCTAAAAAAATAAAGACAAGTCAGCTTAATGATGTTTTACTTCCAATTATAGAAAACTACCCGCCACCAGCTTATAAAGCGAAATTTGTAAAGATTAAATACATCATGCAATTGCCAACGCCTCAACCGCAGTTTGCTTTTTTCTGTAATTTACCACAATATATAAAAGATCCCTATAAACGTTTTTTAGAAAATAAACTTCGTGAACATTTTGATTTTAAAGGGGTTCCTGTGAGTGTTTATATGCGTAAAAAATAA
- a CDS encoding TPM domain-containing protein: MQLIIKQKSIIISLFLTLFVLGTTSAQYKIPEKPSDKKQTFVYDYTNPKLLSKRDSIELATKLRKYSDTTSTQIVVAIINSTEGENINFLGAKWGQEWGIGQEKKDNGILILLAKNDRRIAINTGYGIEHLLTDALSKRIIERDIIPYFKQNNYPGGLNRGVDAIFEVLNGEYKGARKSSNKSFPIGLVFIFIFIFIVILISISKNRRGGGNNRGNRSTGSDILEAIILSNMGRGNYSRGSSSGWGGSSGGGSFGSGGGFGGGFGGGGFGGGGASGGW, translated from the coding sequence ATGCAATTAATTATAAAGCAAAAAAGCATTATTATTTCTTTATTCCTTACTCTTTTTGTTTTAGGAACAACTTCTGCTCAATATAAAATACCGGAAAAACCTTCAGATAAAAAACAAACTTTTGTATACGATTATACCAATCCCAAACTACTTTCAAAAAGAGATAGTATTGAACTGGCAACGAAGCTAAGAAAATATTCAGATACTACTTCCACTCAAATCGTTGTAGCTATTATTAATTCTACTGAAGGCGAAAACATTAACTTTTTAGGTGCAAAATGGGGCCAAGAATGGGGAATTGGTCAAGAAAAAAAAGATAATGGTATTTTAATTTTACTAGCTAAAAATGACAGAAGGATAGCTATAAACACAGGTTATGGAATAGAACATTTATTAACCGATGCCTTATCTAAACGTATTATCGAACGAGACATTATTCCCTATTTTAAACAAAACAACTATCCAGGAGGTTTAAATAGAGGTGTCGATGCTATTTTTGAAGTTCTTAATGGTGAATATAAAGGTGCTCGGAAATCATCAAATAAGAGTTTTCCAATTGGATTAGTTTTTATATTCATTTTTATATTTATCGTTATTCTCATTTCGATATCCAAAAATAGACGTGGAGGTGGTAACAATAGAGGCAATAGATCTACGGGCAGTGATATTTTAGAAGCGATCATACTTAGCAATATGGGGAGAGGTAATTACAGCCGAGGCTCTTCCAGCGGTTGGGGTGGTAGCTCCGGAGGCGGAAGTTTTGGAAGTGGTGGAGGTTTTGGAGGCGGCTTCGGTGGTGGAGGTTTTGGTGGAGGTGGCGCTTCTGGTGGATGGTAA
- the era gene encoding GTPase Era yields MSHKAGFVNIIGNPNVGKSTLMNAFVGEKLSIITSKEQTTRHRILGIVNGNDFQVLFSDTPGIIKPAYELQESMMGFVKSAFEDADVLIYMVEIGEQALKDEAFFKKITSSKIPVLLLLNKIDRSDQEQLETQVQLWAEKVPNAEIIPISALEGFQVKEVFNRIIELLPESPPFYPKDQLTDKPERFFINESIREKILLHYKKEIPYAVEVDTEEFLEEDKIIRIRSVIMVERDTQKGIIIGHKGSALKRVGVEARKDLEKFFGKQIHLELYVKVNKNWRSNQNQLKRFGYNQ; encoded by the coding sequence ATGAGTCACAAAGCAGGTTTTGTAAATATTATTGGTAACCCTAATGTAGGTAAGTCTACATTGATGAACGCCTTTGTGGGTGAGAAGCTATCTATTATAACGTCAAAGGAGCAGACCACGCGCCATAGGATTTTAGGTATTGTAAATGGTAATGATTTTCAAGTATTGTTTAGTGATACACCAGGAATTATAAAACCGGCTTACGAGTTACAGGAATCTATGATGGGCTTTGTGAAATCAGCTTTTGAAGACGCCGATGTACTAATTTATATGGTAGAAATTGGTGAGCAAGCACTTAAGGATGAAGCCTTCTTTAAAAAAATCACAAGCTCAAAAATCCCGGTATTATTACTTTTAAATAAGATTGATAGATCAGATCAAGAACAACTAGAAACTCAAGTACAGCTTTGGGCAGAAAAAGTCCCTAATGCTGAGATTATACCAATTTCTGCACTTGAAGGCTTTCAAGTAAAAGAAGTATTTAATAGAATTATAGAATTACTTCCAGAATCTCCACCATTTTATCCAAAAGATCAATTAACAGATAAACCTGAGCGTTTTTTTATAAATGAAAGTATAAGAGAAAAAATTCTACTTCATTACAAAAAAGAAATTCCTTATGCCGTTGAAGTTGATACTGAAGAATTTTTAGAAGAAGATAAGATCATTAGAATACGTTCTGTTATTATGGTAGAACGCGATACTCAAAAAGGTATTATTATTGGTCATAAAGGAAGTGCTTTAAAACGGGTGGGCGTAGAGGCTAGAAAAGATTTAGAAAAATTCTTTGGCAAGCAAATTCATTTAGAACTGTATGTTAAAGTAAATAAAAATTGGAGAAGCAATCAAAACCAACTGAAACGTTTTGGTTACAATCAATAG
- a CDS encoding ABC transporter ATP-binding protein, translating to MLFSDLSFNQKKGSILGLLGKNAAGKSTLFNLLAGLIEPKQGVLRVNGFNPFKRNPKFLINIFLVPEEPFYPSLSINAYLKAYTPLYKNFDLKKMHQILHEFKLNEKDKLQDISHGQKKKFIIAFALSTNCKMLLLDEPTNGLDIHSKSIFRKVLVNSIDEDQLVIISTHQVQDIETIIDKIVIIENGEIVFDKGIWAISEKLQFKKMTSLLECPEALYHEKCLGGYNVISPVVGGEETNVDIELLYKAIINKTDIKI from the coding sequence ATGTTATTTTCAGATTTAAGCTTTAATCAAAAAAAAGGTAGTATTCTAGGGCTACTCGGAAAAAATGCTGCTGGAAAGTCTACGTTATTTAATTTGTTAGCAGGATTAATTGAACCTAAACAAGGAGTACTTCGAGTTAATGGTTTTAATCCTTTTAAACGAAATCCAAAGTTTCTTATTAACATTTTTTTAGTACCCGAAGAGCCTTTTTATCCTTCGTTGAGCATAAATGCTTATTTAAAAGCATATACTCCATTATATAAGAATTTTGATTTAAAAAAGATGCATCAAATTTTACACGAATTTAAACTTAATGAAAAGGACAAGCTACAAGATATTTCTCATGGACAAAAGAAAAAATTTATAATAGCTTTTGCACTTTCTACCAATTGTAAAATGTTACTTTTAGATGAGCCTACAAATGGTCTTGATATTCACTCAAAAAGTATTTTTAGAAAAGTATTGGTTAATTCTATTGATGAAGACCAGTTAGTTATTATTTCAACACATCAAGTTCAAGACATAGAAACCATTATTGACAAAATTGTCATAATAGAAAATGGAGAAATCGTTTTTGACAAAGGAATATGGGCAATAAGCGAAAAGTTACAATTTAAAAAAATGACGTCGTTGTTAGAGTGTCCTGAAGCACTTTATCACGAAAAATGCCTAGGTGGTTATAACGTTATTTCTCCCGTTGTTGGAGGCGAAGAAACTAATGTTGATATAGAACTGCTTTACAAAGCAATCATTAACAAAACCGATATCAAAATTTAA
- a CDS encoding MerR family transcriptional regulator — MHIDLPEKRYYGIGEVAKAFNVNTSLIRFWEKEFDALKPKKNAKGNRKFTPEDIKNLKLIYHLVKERGFTLEGAKIHLKEGKKDTLTNFEIINKLEDVKNQLIKIKQHL; from the coding sequence ATGCATATAGATTTACCCGAAAAAAGATATTATGGTATTGGCGAAGTCGCCAAAGCATTTAACGTTAACACGTCTTTAATACGTTTTTGGGAAAAAGAATTTGATGCTCTTAAACCTAAAAAGAATGCTAAAGGCAATCGTAAATTCACTCCTGAAGATATAAAAAACCTTAAACTTATTTATCATCTGGTTAAAGAACGTGGATTTACTCTTGAAGGCGCTAAAATTCACTTAAAAGAAGGCAAAAAAGACACACTTACTAATTTTGAAATTATAAATAAACTTGAAGATGTTAAAAATCAACTCATTAAAATAAAACAACACCTTTAA
- a CDS encoding M23 family metallopeptidase gives MSKVKYYYDSESLSYRKIERKKRTTFKYASFFLLGCAFFAFIFVFIASQYLESPKEKAMKRELHNMQLQFELLNKKMSEAETVLANIEDRDNNIYRVYFEANPIPEAQRKAGFGGINRYKTLEGFDNSKLIIESNKRIDILQKQIVVQSKSLDEIAVLAEEKEKILAAIPAIQPVSNEDLTRMASGYGMRSDPFTKARKMHWGMDFTAPRGTPVYASGDGKVVRADSGSSGYGKHIRIDHGFGYISLYAHLYKYNVRKNQKVKRGDIIGFVGSTGRSEAPHLHYEIFKDGERINPINFYYGSLTAEEFNKLLEHASLENQSLD, from the coding sequence ATGAGTAAGGTAAAATATTATTACGATTCAGAATCGCTTTCTTACCGAAAAATAGAGCGAAAAAAAAGAACCACTTTTAAGTATGCTTCCTTTTTCTTATTAGGTTGCGCTTTCTTTGCTTTTATCTTTGTTTTTATAGCAAGTCAGTATCTTGAGTCCCCTAAAGAAAAAGCTATGAAAAGGGAGCTACATAATATGCAGCTTCAATTTGAATTGCTTAATAAAAAGATGTCTGAAGCTGAAACTGTTTTAGCAAATATAGAAGATCGGGATAATAATATTTATCGAGTGTACTTTGAAGCCAATCCCATACCTGAAGCACAACGTAAAGCAGGTTTTGGGGGAATTAACAGATATAAAACTCTAGAAGGTTTTGACAATTCTAAGTTAATCATAGAAAGTAATAAACGCATAGATATCTTACAAAAGCAAATTGTAGTGCAATCTAAATCCCTTGATGAAATTGCCGTTCTGGCAGAAGAAAAAGAAAAGATTTTGGCAGCGATACCTGCCATACAGCCTGTTAGTAATGAGGACTTAACAAGAATGGCTTCTGGCTACGGCATGCGATCTGATCCTTTTACTAAAGCTAGAAAAATGCACTGGGGTATGGACTTTACCGCTCCAAGGGGCACGCCTGTTTATGCTAGCGGTGATGGAAAAGTTGTTCGTGCAGATTCGGGATCAAGTGGTTACGGAAAACATATACGAATCGATCACGGTTTCGGATATATTAGTTTATATGCCCATTTGTATAAATATAATGTGAGAAAAAATCAAAAAGTTAAACGTGGCGATATCATTGGTTTTGTAGGTAGTACAGGACGTTCTGAAGCACCTCACTTACACTATGAGATTTTTAAAGATGGTGAGCGTATTAACCCCATAAACTTCTACTACGGTAGTTTAACAGCCGAAGAATTTAACAAGCTATTGGAGCATGCTTCTTTAGAAAATCAATCTCTGGATTAA
- a CDS encoding GntR family transcriptional regulator, protein MDFKATKGIYLQIADNLCSQILEGKLTPNVRVPSIRDLASEMEVNRNTVMRAYSYLQDENIFENKRGIGFFVSDAAIKIIKNKEKLDFFKNDMPYLLEKIRLLKLNSTNLEAIILELKKNDLNENK, encoded by the coding sequence ATGGACTTTAAAGCTACGAAGGGTATATACCTACAAATTGCAGATAATCTTTGTAGCCAAATTCTTGAAGGGAAATTAACTCCTAATGTTAGGGTTCCTTCCATACGAGATTTAGCTAGTGAAATGGAGGTTAATAGAAATACGGTAATGAGAGCCTATAGTTATTTGCAAGACGAAAATATTTTTGAAAACAAAAGAGGCATTGGTTTTTTTGTGTCCGATGCTGCTATAAAAATTATAAAGAATAAAGAGAAGTTAGATTTTTTTAAAAATGATATGCCATACTTACTTGAAAAAATAAGATTACTAAAGTTGAATAGCACCAATTTGGAAGCAATCATTTTAGAACTAAAAAAAAATGATTTAAATGAAAACAAGTAG
- a CDS encoding TPM domain-containing protein, translated as MSKIEDFLSTDEEQEIVEAIRLAELNTSGEIRVHIEKTSNDDATNRALELFHTLKMDNTKLQNGVLIYVAIEEKTFVIYGDKGINQVVENDFWDSTKDVIQSHFKRGNFKQGLIDGIFKCGEQLKHYFPYSDLDTNELSNEISKG; from the coding sequence ATGTCAAAAATTGAAGATTTTCTTTCTACTGATGAAGAACAAGAAATTGTTGAGGCTATAAGGTTAGCAGAATTAAACACTTCTGGAGAAATACGAGTTCATATAGAAAAAACTTCTAATGACGATGCTACGAATCGTGCTTTAGAGCTTTTCCACACATTAAAAATGGATAATACCAAACTCCAAAATGGGGTGTTAATTTATGTAGCAATTGAAGAAAAAACATTTGTTATTTACGGTGATAAAGGTATTAACCAAGTTGTTGAAAATGATTTTTGGGATAGCACCAAAGATGTTATACAATCACATTTTAAACGAGGTAATTTTAAACAAGGATTGATTGACGGAATTTTTAAATGTGGAGAACAGCTTAAACACTATTTCCCTTATTCAGATTTAGATACCAACGAACTATCAAATGAAATTTCTAAAGGGTAG